A stretch of Vibrio maritimus DNA encodes these proteins:
- a CDS encoding phospholipase D family protein, with product MSAFKKTLLASVLIALFGCSTAPDSVPVSNRDYCADLVDKERLPLSHYTQPFETEMKNGTGVYVLEQGAEAMMSRAWLTERAEASIDVQYFIFSVDNVGLIATDYLVRAAERGIKVRVLVDDIMLNAKEDELLMLAAHENFDIKIYNPNANIGKNIVQKMTTVITDFHGINQRMHNKVFLVDDQVAITGGRNIADEYFGFDHEYNFRDRDVFLAGKAVNAIDTSFEQYWNSELSVPVEDLFKSNPYNGNPDFSRLHSYACNPEHFHPEIRAEIDKVPETFQALSNEGKFLFVDKVEYIADEPGKNDQQTFLGGGSITRDKLTELAESAQSSILIQTPYLVTTKKDRVFLRSLVEKGISIKILTNSLASNDNLAAFSGYQRNRKQLLATGVEVYEFKPDAKVRQRVMTEHMYKKLPTTPIFGLHAKTMTIDHSITVVGTYNLDPRSAHLNTESFAIIHSPEITKHVSAAMKVEMEPENAWRITTDFNPDNEVSVTKRVGVKLHRVVPKNIL from the coding sequence ATGTCCGCATTCAAAAAAACGCTACTTGCTTCTGTTTTAATTGCTTTATTTGGCTGCTCAACGGCTCCCGATAGCGTACCAGTCTCGAATAGAGACTATTGTGCCGACCTCGTCGATAAAGAGCGCTTGCCTTTGTCTCACTACACTCAGCCTTTTGAGACTGAAATGAAAAATGGCACAGGCGTCTATGTTTTAGAGCAAGGAGCGGAAGCAATGATGTCCCGTGCTTGGTTAACAGAGCGCGCTGAAGCCTCTATCGATGTACAGTACTTTATCTTCTCAGTCGACAACGTAGGGTTGATTGCGACTGACTATCTCGTAAGAGCGGCTGAGCGAGGCATAAAGGTGAGAGTTCTTGTCGATGACATCATGCTCAATGCCAAGGAAGATGAACTTCTCATGTTGGCAGCGCATGAGAACTTTGACATCAAGATATATAACCCCAACGCCAATATCGGTAAGAATATAGTTCAAAAGATGACAACTGTTATTACCGACTTTCACGGCATCAACCAACGCATGCACAATAAAGTGTTTTTAGTCGACGACCAGGTAGCGATCACTGGAGGAAGAAATATTGCCGACGAATACTTCGGGTTTGATCATGAGTACAACTTTAGAGATCGCGATGTATTCCTAGCTGGCAAAGCAGTTAACGCGATCGATACCTCCTTCGAGCAATATTGGAATAGCGAGCTCAGTGTCCCAGTCGAAGATCTCTTCAAATCCAACCCATATAACGGTAATCCTGATTTTTCACGATTGCATTCCTATGCGTGTAACCCTGAGCATTTTCATCCCGAGATCAGAGCAGAGATAGATAAGGTACCTGAGACCTTTCAGGCACTATCTAATGAAGGGAAATTCCTATTCGTTGATAAGGTAGAGTATATAGCGGATGAGCCCGGCAAAAACGATCAACAAACGTTCTTGGGTGGAGGTAGTATCACTCGAGATAAGTTGACCGAGCTTGCAGAGAGTGCTCAATCCTCCATTCTGATCCAAACACCCTATCTGGTCACAACCAAAAAAGATCGAGTCTTTTTACGTAGTCTGGTTGAAAAAGGTATATCCATAAAAATCTTAACGAATAGCTTGGCCTCTAACGACAACCTGGCAGCCTTTAGCGGCTACCAAAGAAATAGGAAACAGCTATTGGCCACTGGGGTTGAGGTTTATGAATTTAAACCTGATGCTAAAGTCAGGCAGCGAGTAATGACTGAACACATGTATAAGAAGCTACCAACTACGCCTATTTTTGGTCTTCATGCGAAAACAATGACGATTGATCACAGCATTACCGTTGTTGGTACCTACAACCTTGACCCACGCAGCGCTCATTTGAACACAGAGAGCTTTGCCATCATCCATTCTCCAGAGATCACTAAGCATGTCTCAGCCGCTATGAAGGTGGAAATGGAGCCTGAAAATGCGTGGAGAATAACTACAGATTTCAATCCAGATAATGAAGTTAGCGTCACTAAAAGAGTCGGAGTAAAGCTGCACCGAGTCGTGCCTAAGAATATCCTCTAG
- a CDS encoding multidrug efflux RND transporter permease subunit, whose translation MRFTDIFIKRPVLAVSISFLIALLGLQAVFKMQVREYPEMTNTVVTVTTSYYGASADLIQGFITQPLEQAVAQADNIDYMTSQSVLGQSTITVNMKLNTDPNAALSDILAKTNSVRSQLPKEAEDPTVTMSTGSTTAVLYIGFTSDELASSQITDYLERVINPQLFTVNGVSKVDMYGGMKYALRVWLDPLKMAALKMTASDVMNVLNANNYQSATGQATGEFVLYNGSADTQVSNTEELKNLVVSSGDGQVIRLGDIAKVTLEKSHDVYRASANGQEAVVAAINAAPSANPINIAADVLELLPQLEKNLPSNIKMNVMYDSTVAINESIQEVIKTILEAALIVLVVITLFLGSFRAVLIPIVTIPLSLIGVAMVMQAIGFSWNLMTLLAMVLAIGLVVDDAIVVLENVDRHIKLGESPFRAAIIGTREIAVPVIAMTLTLGAVYAPIALMGGITGSLFKEFALTLAGSVFVSGIIALTLSPMMCSKLLKANETPNRFEQKVHHVLDRMTARYEKMLTAVMQHRPVIIGFAVIVFASLPMLFKFIPSELAPSEDKGVVMLMGTGPSNANLDYLQNTMNDVNKILSDQPEVAFAQVFTGVPNSNQAFGIASMVPWSQREASQAEVANRVGALVAEVPGMAVTAFQMPELPGAGSGLPIQFVITTPNSFESLFTIATDIWGEVQQNPQFVYSTLDLNYDSATMKINIDKDMAGAYGVTMQDIGITLSAMMADGYVNRIDLNGRSYEVIPQVERKYRLNPESMNMYFVRSDDGQAIPLGSLISIDVVAEPRSLPHFNQLNSATVGAVPSPGVAMGDAIAWFESIAESKLPSGYNHDYMGEARQYVTEGSALYATFGLALAIIFLVLAIQFESIKDPFVIMVSVPLAICGALIALAWGAATMNIYSQVGLITLVGLITKHGILICEVAKEEQLLHKKSKMEAVMEAAKVRLRPILMTTAAMIAGLIPLMYASGAGAAQRFSIGIVIVAGLAIGTLFTLFVLPVIYTYLAERHKPLPVFVEDKDLEKIARVDEASAACKENRV comes from the coding sequence ATGCGTTTTACTGATATTTTCATAAAACGTCCTGTTCTTGCGGTATCGATCAGCTTCTTGATTGCCTTGCTTGGTTTGCAAGCGGTATTCAAGATGCAGGTACGTGAATACCCAGAAATGACGAATACGGTTGTCACCGTGACAACCAGTTACTACGGTGCAAGTGCCGACTTGATTCAAGGCTTTATTACTCAGCCTCTGGAGCAAGCCGTCGCGCAAGCCGACAACATTGACTACATGACGTCACAGTCTGTGCTTGGTCAATCGACCATCACGGTAAACATGAAGCTTAACACCGACCCGAACGCGGCGCTGTCAGACATTCTGGCAAAGACCAACTCGGTTCGCTCTCAGCTTCCGAAAGAAGCCGAAGACCCAACGGTAACTATGTCGACTGGTTCGACGACCGCGGTACTTTATATCGGCTTTACCAGTGATGAGTTGGCGTCGAGTCAGATCACCGACTACCTAGAGCGCGTAATCAACCCACAGCTATTTACCGTTAACGGTGTATCTAAAGTAGATATGTACGGTGGTATGAAATACGCCCTGCGCGTATGGCTAGACCCACTGAAAATGGCCGCGCTGAAGATGACAGCTTCGGACGTGATGAACGTTCTGAATGCCAACAACTATCAGTCTGCAACAGGTCAAGCAACGGGTGAGTTCGTTCTTTATAACGGCAGTGCCGATACTCAGGTTTCGAACACCGAAGAACTAAAGAACCTGGTTGTGAGCTCAGGCGACGGCCAAGTGATTCGCTTAGGTGACATCGCGAAAGTGACGCTTGAGAAGAGTCACGACGTTTATCGTGCGAGTGCTAACGGTCAAGAAGCCGTAGTAGCAGCGATCAACGCCGCACCGAGCGCTAACCCGATCAACATTGCAGCCGATGTGCTTGAACTTCTTCCTCAGCTTGAGAAGAACCTACCAAGTAACATCAAAATGAACGTGATGTATGACTCGACGGTGGCAATCAACGAGTCAATTCAAGAGGTTATCAAAACCATCCTTGAAGCGGCCTTAATCGTACTTGTGGTTATCACTCTGTTCTTAGGTTCATTCCGTGCAGTTCTGATCCCTATTGTCACTATCCCGCTATCCCTGATTGGTGTAGCCATGGTGATGCAGGCGATTGGCTTCTCATGGAACCTGATGACGCTGCTGGCGATGGTATTGGCTATCGGTCTGGTGGTAGATGATGCGATCGTTGTTCTTGAAAACGTTGACCGTCACATTAAGCTCGGTGAATCGCCGTTCCGCGCGGCCATCATTGGTACTCGTGAGATTGCGGTACCGGTTATCGCGATGACACTCACACTAGGTGCGGTATACGCGCCAATCGCATTGATGGGTGGTATCACGGGCTCGCTGTTTAAAGAGTTCGCTCTAACGCTGGCAGGTTCGGTGTTTGTATCCGGCATCATCGCGTTGACGTTATCGCCAATGATGTGTTCGAAGCTACTTAAAGCCAACGAGACACCAAACCGTTTCGAGCAGAAAGTGCATCATGTACTTGATCGCATGACCGCTCGCTACGAGAAAATGCTCACAGCAGTTATGCAGCACCGTCCGGTTATTATCGGCTTTGCGGTTATCGTGTTCGCGTCACTTCCGATGCTGTTCAAGTTCATTCCAAGTGAACTGGCACCGTCAGAAGATAAAGGTGTTGTGATGTTGATGGGTACGGGTCCGTCGAATGCGAATCTAGACTATCTACAAAACACCATGAATGATGTGAACAAAATTCTGAGCGACCAGCCTGAAGTGGCATTTGCACAGGTATTTACTGGTGTACCTAACTCAAACCAAGCGTTTGGTATTGCGTCAATGGTGCCGTGGAGTCAACGTGAAGCTAGCCAAGCTGAAGTGGCGAACCGTGTAGGTGCTCTCGTCGCTGAAGTACCGGGCATGGCTGTGACTGCGTTCCAGATGCCAGAACTTCCTGGTGCAGGTTCAGGTCTGCCTATTCAGTTTGTTATCACGACACCAAACAGCTTTGAGAGCTTGTTTACTATCGCGACCGACATCTGGGGTGAAGTACAACAAAACCCACAGTTTGTTTACTCAACACTGGATTTGAACTACGACTCAGCCACGATGAAAATCAATATCGACAAGGACATGGCTGGCGCCTACGGCGTGACCATGCAAGATATCGGTATTACGCTGAGTGCAATGATGGCCGATGGCTACGTAAACCGTATCGACCTAAATGGTCGTTCGTATGAGGTAATTCCTCAGGTTGAGCGTAAGTATCGTCTAAACCCAGAGTCGATGAACATGTACTTCGTGCGTTCTGACGACGGCCAAGCTATCCCACTAGGTAGCCTTATCAGTATCGATGTGGTTGCGGAGCCTCGCTCACTGCCTCACTTCAACCAGCTGAACTCAGCAACAGTGGGTGCGGTACCGTCGCCGGGCGTGGCAATGGGTGATGCAATTGCATGGTTTGAATCGATTGCAGAAAGCAAACTGCCAAGCGGCTACAACCATGACTACATGGGTGAAGCACGTCAGTACGTAACCGAAGGTAGCGCACTGTACGCAACGTTTGGTCTGGCACTGGCAATCATCTTCTTGGTACTGGCTATTCAGTTCGAGTCGATCAAAGACCCATTCGTTATCATGGTCTCGGTACCGCTAGCGATTTGTGGTGCCTTGATTGCTCTTGCTTGGGGCGCAGCGACCATGAACATTTACTCGCAGGTTGGTTTGATTACCCTAGTTGGTCTAATCACCAAGCACGGTATTCTAATCTGTGAGGTAGCCAAAGAAGAGCAGCTTCTGCATAAGAAGAGCAAGATGGAAGCGGTCATGGAAGCGGCGAAAGTACGTCTTCGCCCAATCCTAATGACCACGGCGGCGATGATCGCAGGTCTTATCCCACTGATGTACGCATCAGGTGCGGGTGCAGCTCAGCGCTTTAGTATCGGTATCGTAATCGTTGCTGGTCTTGCGATTGGTACACTGTTTACGCTATTTGTACTGCCAGTTATCTACACCTACTTGGCAGAGCGTCATAAGCCACTACCTGTATTTGTTGAAGACAAAGACTTAGAGAAAATTGCTCGAGTTGACGAAGCTTCAGCTGCATGCAAAGAGAATCGCGTATAA
- the ilvC gene encoding ketol-acid reductoisomerase, with protein MANYFNTLNLREQLDQLGRCRFMDRSEFASEADYLKGKKVVIVGCGAQGLNQGLNMRDSGLDVSYALRQAAIDEQRQSFKNAKDNGFVVGSYEDLIPQADLVVNLTPDKQHTNVVETVMPLMKEGASLGYSHGFNIVEEGMQIRKDLTVVMVAPKCPGTEVREEYKRGFGVPTLIAVHPENDPQGDGLEIAKAWAAATGGHRAGVLESSFVAEVKSDLMGEQTILCGMLQAGSIVCYEKMIADGIDPSYAGKLLQFGWETITEALKFGGITHMMDRLSNPAKVKAFDLSEELKDLMRPLYNKHMDDIIQGEFSSTMMADWANDDVNLLGWRAETAETAFENYPASDVEISEQEYFDNGILMVAMVRAGVELAFEAMTASGIIDESAYYESLHELPLIANTIARKRLYEMNVVISDTAEYGNYLFANVATPLLREKFMPSVGTDVIGKGLGETSNQVDNGKLIEVNDVIRNHPVEYIGEELRGYMTDMKRIAVGG; from the coding sequence ATGGCTAACTATTTCAATACTCTTAACTTGCGTGAGCAATTGGACCAACTAGGTCGTTGTCGTTTTATGGATCGTTCTGAATTTGCTTCAGAAGCGGATTACCTAAAAGGTAAGAAAGTAGTCATTGTTGGTTGTGGTGCTCAAGGCCTAAACCAAGGCTTGAACATGCGCGATTCTGGCCTAGACGTGTCGTACGCACTTCGTCAGGCAGCAATCGATGAGCAACGTCAATCGTTCAAAAACGCGAAAGACAACGGCTTCGTTGTGGGTAGCTACGAAGACCTAATCCCTCAAGCTGACCTAGTTGTTAACCTAACTCCAGACAAGCAGCACACTAACGTGGTTGAGACGGTAATGCCGCTAATGAAAGAAGGCGCATCTCTAGGTTACTCTCACGGCTTCAACATCGTTGAAGAAGGTATGCAAATCCGTAAAGACCTAACGGTTGTCATGGTTGCACCTAAGTGTCCAGGTACTGAGGTTCGTGAAGAATACAAGCGTGGTTTTGGTGTTCCAACTCTTATCGCAGTTCACCCAGAGAACGATCCTCAAGGTGATGGTCTTGAAATCGCGAAAGCATGGGCAGCAGCAACCGGCGGTCACCGTGCAGGTGTTCTCGAGTCTTCATTCGTTGCTGAAGTTAAATCTGACCTAATGGGTGAGCAAACTATCCTATGTGGCATGCTACAAGCAGGCTCAATCGTATGTTACGAGAAGATGATTGCTGACGGCATCGACCCAAGCTACGCAGGTAAACTACTTCAGTTCGGTTGGGAAACGATCACAGAAGCACTGAAATTCGGTGGCATCACGCACATGATGGATCGTCTATCTAACCCTGCGAAAGTGAAAGCGTTTGACCTGTCTGAAGAGCTAAAAGACCTAATGCGTCCGCTTTACAACAAGCACATGGATGACATCATCCAAGGCGAATTCTCTAGCACTATGATGGCTGACTGGGCAAATGACGATGTGAATCTTCTAGGTTGGCGCGCAGAGACCGCTGAAACAGCATTCGAAAACTACCCTGCATCAGATGTAGAAATCTCTGAGCAAGAGTACTTCGACAACGGTATCCTAATGGTGGCTATGGTTCGTGCAGGTGTTGAGCTAGCATTTGAAGCAATGACGGCATCAGGCATCATCGATGAGTCTGCGTACTACGAGTCGCTACACGAGCTACCACTGATTGCAAACACGATTGCACGTAAGCGCCTATACGAAATGAACGTAGTCATCTCTGACACAGCAGAATACGGTAACTACCTATTCGCTAACGTAGCAACACCACTGCTTCGTGAGAAGTTCATGCCATCAGTAGGTACTGACGTAATCGGTAAAGGTCTAGGCGAGACATCTAATCAAGTAGATAACGGCAAACTAATCGAAGTAAACGACGTTATCCGCAACCACCCTGTTGAGTACATCGGTGAAGAGCTACGTGGCTACATGACAGACATGAAGCGCATCGCTGTAGGCGGCTAA
- a CDS encoding efflux RND transporter periplasmic adaptor subunit, translating into MKKWTFFMLLIAILLFGSVIGFNLFKQQKIAEYLANRPEPEFPVTVTTVQPVDWVPVIEAIGFVEPNQGVTLTSETSGVISNISFASGSMVEKDQLLVSLDSDVEKANLKSSQARLPAAKAKYERYQGLYKKGSISREAYDDAEASYFSLSADIESLKAQIDRREIKAPFSGVVGIRNVFLGQYLQPSDDIVRLEDTSLMKLRFTVPQTDFSRISIGQDVDIFVDAYPNQPFKGSISAIEPAVSIQSGLIQVQADIPNNDGKLRSGMFARANIILPKLENQVTLPQTAITFTLYGDNVYVVTDVDGEKRVKQQVVKVGERTGDIAHILEGVNPDDVIVTSGQVRLSNDVKVKVVESDATVPPAETPML; encoded by the coding sequence ATGAAAAAGTGGACATTTTTCATGCTACTTATCGCAATACTGCTATTCGGCAGTGTGATAGGTTTCAACCTGTTCAAGCAACAGAAGATTGCTGAGTATTTAGCAAATCGCCCTGAGCCTGAATTTCCAGTCACCGTGACCACGGTTCAACCTGTTGATTGGGTACCGGTTATCGAAGCCATCGGTTTTGTTGAGCCTAACCAAGGTGTCACACTGACTTCAGAAACCAGCGGCGTGATCAGCAATATCTCATTTGCTTCAGGCTCAATGGTTGAGAAAGACCAGCTTCTTGTATCTCTGGATTCAGACGTAGAAAAAGCGAACCTTAAGAGTTCACAAGCACGTCTACCTGCAGCGAAAGCGAAATATGAACGCTACCAAGGTCTTTACAAGAAAGGCTCTATCTCGCGCGAAGCATACGATGATGCAGAAGCAAGCTACTTCTCTCTATCGGCTGACATCGAGAGCCTAAAAGCACAGATCGACCGTCGTGAAATCAAAGCACCATTCTCTGGTGTCGTTGGTATCCGTAACGTGTTCCTTGGTCAGTATCTGCAACCAAGTGATGATATCGTGCGCCTTGAAGACACTAGTCTAATGAAGCTGCGTTTTACTGTTCCTCAGACCGATTTCTCTCGCATTTCTATTGGACAAGATGTCGATATCTTCGTTGATGCGTATCCAAATCAGCCATTTAAAGGCTCTATCTCGGCTATTGAGCCTGCGGTAAGCATTCAAAGCGGCCTGATCCAAGTGCAAGCGGATATTCCAAATAACGATGGCAAGCTACGTAGCGGCATGTTCGCTCGCGCTAACATCATTCTGCCTAAGCTAGAGAACCAAGTGACGCTACCGCAAACGGCGATCACGTTTACGTTATATGGCGACAACGTATATGTCGTGACTGATGTTGATGGTGAGAAACGCGTTAAGCAGCAAGTCGTTAAAGTTGGCGAGCGTACTGGCGATATCGCCCACATCCTAGAAGGTGTGAACCCAGATGACGTTATCGTTACCTCTGGTCAGGTACGTCTAAGTAACGACGTGAAAGTCAAAGTGGTGGAAAGCGATGCGACTGTCCCACCAGCTGAGACACCGATGCTGTAA
- a CDS encoding antitoxin MazE family protein: MSRNAKYEANKKAQGLKKVTLWIPEERESEFHMLAKACCDYRHLTFNTLRDTQSGKFVSLENL; encoded by the coding sequence ATGAGTCGTAACGCCAAGTACGAAGCCAACAAGAAAGCGCAAGGATTAAAGAAGGTCACTTTGTGGATACCAGAAGAGCGAGAAAGTGAATTTCATATGCTCGCTAAAGCTTGTTGTGACTATCGACATTTAACCTTCAACACACTACGAGATACGCAATCTGGAAAGTTCGTTTCTCTCGAAAACCTATAG
- the ubiK gene encoding ubiquinone biosynthesis accessory factor UbiK has protein sequence MFDPKKLEQIAKQIHDSMPQPVKELGADVDQKVRQVIQGQLNKLDVVSREEFDVQTQVLLRTRQKLTEMEQKLTELEQKLADK, from the coding sequence ATGTTTGACCCAAAGAAACTTGAACAGATTGCTAAGCAGATTCACGACTCTATGCCACAACCCGTGAAAGAGCTTGGTGCGGATGTTGATCAGAAAGTACGTCAAGTGATTCAAGGCCAATTGAATAAGCTTGATGTGGTTAGCCGTGAAGAGTTTGACGTGCAGACTCAAGTACTGCTTCGTACTCGCCAAAAGCTAACTGAAATGGAGCAAAAGCTTACTGAGCTAGAGCAAAAGCTAGCAGACAAGTAA
- a CDS encoding crAss001_48 related protein, whose amino-acid sequence MPKSHIERMQKERYELSERVRKLTVFIYQEETLFKELNEIDQRLLKAQLRAMNAYQEVLEIRLDLENTGMEHTQ is encoded by the coding sequence ATGCCAAAATCACACATAGAACGAATGCAAAAAGAGCGATATGAGTTAAGTGAGCGGGTGCGAAAACTAACGGTGTTCATCTACCAAGAAGAAACGCTGTTCAAAGAACTCAACGAAATAGACCAAAGACTCCTCAAAGCACAACTAAGAGCTATGAATGCTTACCAAGAGGTTCTAGAAATCCGACTTGACCTCGAAAATACAGGCATGGAGCATACGCAATGA
- a CDS encoding helix-turn-helix domain-containing protein — translation MDLGKKLKAIRIAEGLTQDEFSQLIDVPLVSVRSYELGKRSVNEKNLMKVTKHERFDKYAYWIATDKTLPESGQIAPDFTILLELGIVEKIDSDKKTA, via the coding sequence ATGGATCTTGGAAAAAAATTGAAAGCAATACGTATTGCAGAGGGATTGACGCAAGATGAGTTTTCGCAACTTATTGATGTTCCGTTAGTTTCAGTGAGAAGCTACGAGTTAGGCAAAAGGTCGGTAAATGAGAAAAATTTGATGAAAGTCACAAAGCATGAGCGGTTTGATAAATACGCCTATTGGATAGCAACCGACAAGACCCTTCCAGAATCCGGCCAGATAGCTCCGGATTTTACTATTCTATTAGAACTCGGCATTGTCGAAAAAATAGACAGCGACAAAAAGACTGCCTAA
- the ilvY gene encoding HTH-type transcriptional activator IlvY yields MNIKSLQAFIHLCESKSFSKTATAMHVSASALSRQIQKLEQDTHQSLFLRDNRSVELTPAGKKLLPIAINIVSEWQQFQSESQHGENELRGKLRLFCSVTASYSHLPELLAEFRLLYPYIEFELSTGDPAQAIDKVMNDETDIAISALPELLPARLEFETISEIPLSVIAPAGVSSFGSELADGMPDWSKIPFIVPEAGTARERANYWFKKMRIKPNIYAQVSGHEAIVSMVALGCGVGIAPEVVIVNSPVRDKIQRLKLEPIKPFKLGVVCKRSNLDNQLLSAFWKVAENVYIQP; encoded by the coding sequence ATGAATATTAAAAGTCTCCAAGCTTTTATCCATCTTTGTGAGAGTAAAAGCTTCAGTAAAACCGCAACCGCTATGCACGTCAGTGCCTCGGCACTTAGCCGTCAGATTCAAAAGCTTGAGCAGGATACTCATCAAAGCCTATTCCTGCGTGACAACCGATCTGTAGAGCTCACACCCGCAGGTAAAAAGCTGCTACCGATTGCCATCAATATCGTCAGTGAATGGCAGCAGTTTCAATCTGAAAGCCAACATGGTGAAAACGAGCTCAGAGGCAAACTTCGGTTGTTTTGTTCAGTCACCGCCAGCTATAGCCATTTACCTGAACTGCTTGCGGAGTTCAGGCTGCTCTATCCGTACATCGAATTCGAACTATCGACAGGCGATCCAGCCCAAGCGATAGACAAAGTCATGAATGATGAAACGGATATCGCTATCTCTGCACTGCCTGAACTGCTCCCCGCGCGCTTGGAGTTTGAGACGATTAGTGAGATCCCCTTATCTGTTATTGCGCCAGCCGGGGTAAGCAGCTTTGGCTCTGAGCTAGCCGATGGTATGCCTGACTGGAGTAAAATCCCATTCATTGTCCCAGAAGCTGGCACCGCTCGCGAACGCGCAAATTACTGGTTCAAAAAAATGCGTATAAAGCCCAATATCTATGCTCAAGTATCCGGTCATGAGGCGATTGTTAGCATGGTGGCATTAGGATGTGGCGTCGGTATTGCGCCAGAAGTCGTCATCGTCAACAGCCCTGTCAGAGACAAGATACAGCGCTTGAAACTAGAGCCTATAAAGCCATTCAAACTCGGTGTGGTGTGTAAGCGCTCTAACTTGGATAACCAGCTACTCTCTGCATTTTGGAAAGTGGCGGAAAATGTTTATATCCAACCATAA
- a CDS encoding tyrosine-type recombinase/integrase, translating into MLLKNEKGYFSSYAPERVFARKRDAVQLDVQLELELKRKSINKDMRRLDELVTLWYRLHGKSLSDHIRLRKKLYWISEQLGNPVASDLTSEDFARYRERRSVEVSTTTINREHAYLRAMFNELDRLGVITFKNPLTKIRQFKEREKELRFLDHEEIARLLEVCKTFSNRSLVYIVKICLATGARWGEAEELKPSQIKNNKITFLNTKSTKNRTVPINQYLFDELKAIEPISDSRMFFNSLSTFRKAIDKAYIDLPKGQMTHVLRHTFASHYVMSGGNIVKLRDVLGHSEITTTMRYAHLAPDHLEEVLQLNPLNRYLSG; encoded by the coding sequence ATGCTGCTAAAGAATGAAAAAGGTTATTTTTCAAGCTATGCACCTGAGCGAGTTTTTGCTAGGAAACGGGATGCTGTGCAGCTTGATGTGCAACTTGAATTAGAGCTAAAACGTAAAAGTATCAACAAGGACATGAGGCGGCTAGATGAACTGGTTACGCTCTGGTATCGACTGCATGGAAAGTCACTAAGTGATCACATTAGGCTCAGAAAAAAGCTCTATTGGATATCGGAACAACTCGGTAATCCAGTAGCTAGTGACCTGACTAGTGAAGATTTTGCGCGGTATCGAGAGAGGCGAAGTGTTGAGGTCTCCACGACGACAATTAACAGAGAGCACGCTTATCTAAGGGCCATGTTTAACGAATTGGACAGGCTAGGGGTGATCACATTCAAAAACCCACTAACTAAGATCCGCCAGTTCAAAGAGCGCGAGAAAGAACTAAGGTTTCTTGACCACGAAGAGATAGCCCGCTTGCTGGAGGTATGTAAAACCTTTAGTAATCGCTCACTTGTCTATATCGTTAAAATCTGCCTTGCGACTGGTGCAAGATGGGGTGAGGCTGAAGAATTGAAGCCCTCACAGATCAAGAATAATAAGATCACATTCTTAAATACCAAGTCAACGAAGAACCGCACCGTTCCCATTAATCAGTATCTCTTTGATGAACTCAAAGCCATTGAGCCTATCAGTGATAGCCGAATGTTTTTTAATAGCCTTTCGACGTTTCGCAAAGCTATTGATAAGGCATATATCGACTTACCTAAAGGGCAAATGACACACGTTTTACGGCACACCTTCGCAAGTCACTATGTCATGAGTGGAGGGAACATTGTCAAACTTCGAGATGTGCTAGGTCATAGTGAAATTACGACGACGATGCGCTATGCACACCTTGCACCTGATCATTTAGAGGAAGTGCTGCAATTGAATCCGCTAAATAGGTATTTATCAGGATAA